A stretch of Phragmites australis chromosome 12, lpPhrAust1.1, whole genome shotgun sequence DNA encodes these proteins:
- the LOC133887484 gene encoding uncharacterized protein LOC133887484 translates to MRALSILGVGLAVVSALLLLALTAELYYIFVHKRRLHRRAAAISDAASSPSSSSRELLQLFCFKKPPALATTYAVKEPHAGGAAVAMAVVEDDDDDETVEAQLMRLGSLVGPPRLLFTIKEETREDLESEDGRSRCGRSRSLGELLHCSDTPVSSPVPPSMAATDNSYNPLFESPAASPAPAPTVSPPPKFQFLKDAEEKLYRRALAEEAMRARRSPPPQPLSPASCEEDGGYITIVVGKNNRVIPLPSPPTGGGHQ, encoded by the coding sequence ATGAGAGCTTTAAGCATACTCGGCGTTGGGCTCGCGGTGGTGTCTGCGCTGCTCCTGCTGGCGCTCACCGCCGAGCTCTACTACATCTTTGTGCACAAGCGCAGGCTGCATCGCCGCGCCGCCGCAATCTCCGACGCGgcctcgtcgccttcctcctcctcccgtgAGCTGCTCCAGCTCTTCTGCTTCAAGAAGCCGCCCGCTCTGGCGACCACCTACGCGGTAAAGGAGCCGCACGCCGGCGGCGCCGCTGTGGCAATGGCCGTCgtcgaggacgacgacgacgacgagacgGTGGAGGCGCAGCTGATGCGGCTGGGTAGCCTCGTCGGCCCGCCGCGGCTGCTGTTCACCATCAAGGAGGAGACCAGGGAGGACCTCGAGTCCGAGGACGGCCGGAGCAGGTGCGGCAGGAGCCGGAGCCTCGGCGAGCTGCTGCATTGCTCGGACACGCCGGTATCCTCGCCGGTGCCACCGTCGATGGCGGCTACGGACAACTCCTACAACCCGCTGTTCGAGTCCCCGGCGGCGAGCCCGGCCCCTGCACCGACGGTGTCGCCGCCGCCCAAGTTCCAGTTCCTCAAGGACGCGGAGGAGAAGCTGTACCGGCGGGCGCTGGCCGAGGAGGCGATGCGGGCGCggaggtcgccgccgccgcagccactGTCGCCGGCGTCCTGCGAGGAGGACGGCGGGTACATCACGATCGTGGTGGGGAAGAACAACCGGGTCATCCCCCTGCCGTCGCCACCCACCGGCGGTGGCCATCAGTGA
- the LOC133887158 gene encoding uncharacterized protein LOC133887158: MEEPIRRREPDWPAPRGAAWREPSPACTHGPSWRESSLGAGGTRRPSCLLLDRFVHRSSRDAEDEGDGTTSVTSYTCVGRPIRSSLRVADSPAVSRLYLHLPGSPEPPGMEEPSVIAAHRHSILFKVVAPLEHPWWCNDTFRFPFDLFVYSAFSSPPSLHRLPACFIGVVSTPHEVEFIKPYGRQQQRPMLAEEMGLLCHGSNGEFTVADFTHFAPDPELCLLHYHAPAPGSGKENIETQWRVKKVRLPPMGPDVCSWRTDAVIPINGRFLCWVDYYQGILAVDILLANDESIPDQQLRYIPLPEEALRSRRTDTNGDSTDPARCVCVTVGGMIKLICITNGGTSRVRAASRSAFTITSWTLFDIFHRRWHKDGSMETAEFWGLYGGQSLPRVKPSYPLVSLVHPDVTCFLLEEDQDTFWMIEVNTRDMVLLSSALYINEEEEEEQEQGCSTNMDRRNIFDGHSFIPSEFFTYLSKDAITSRERSEMMQKAKQLRLVQKKSRAKEAKLKESLSGLKLSECNA, encoded by the exons ATGGAAGAACCCATCCGAAGGAGGGAACCCGACTGGCCGGCTCCCCGGGGCGCTGCCTGGAGGGAGCCCTCCCCGGCGTGTACCCACGGCCCCAGCTGGAGGGAATCCTccctcggcgccggcgggaCGCGCCGCCCCAGTTGTCTACTCCTCGACCGCTTCGTCCACCGCAGCAGCCGGGACGCGGAGGACGAAGGGGACGGCACGACCTCGGTGACCTCGTACACCTGCGTCGGCCGGCCCATCCGCTCCTCCCTCAGGGTCGCCGACTCCCCGGCGGTGTCCCGTCTGTACCTCCACTTGCCGGGCAGCCCGGAGCCCCCAGGCATGGAGGAGCCCTCCGTGATCGCCGCCCACCGTCACTCCATCCTCTTCAAGGTGGTTGCCCCCTTGGAGCATCCTTGGTGGTGCAACGACACTTTCCGCTTCCCCTTCGACTTGTTCGTCTACTCGGCCTTCTCGTCACCGCCGTCGCTCCATCGGCTTCCGGCTTGTTTCATCGGTGTCGTCAGCACCCCCCATGAGGTCGAGTTCATCAAACCGTACGGGCGTCAACAGCAGCGGCCCATGCTGGCGGAAGAGATGGGTCTCCTGTGCCACGGCAGCAACGGCGAGTTCACGGTGGCGGATTTCACGCACTTCGCCCCGGATCCCGAGCTCTGCCTGCTTCACTACCATGCACCAGCACCTGGCTCGGGGAAGGAGAACATTGAAACGCAATGGAGGGTCAAGAAGGTGCGGTTGCCCCCGATGGGCCCTGATGTCTGCTCGTGGAGGACTGACGCTGTCATCCCCATCAACGGCCGTTTTTTGTGCTGGGTCGACTACTACCAGGGCATTCTTGCTGTTGATATCCTCCTAGCCAACGACGAGAGCATCCCAGATCAGCAGCTCCGTTACATCCCGCTGCCCGAGGAGGCTTTGCGATCTCGCCGCACAGATACCAATGGAGACAGCACTGACCCAGCTCGGTGTGTCTGCGTCACTGTCGGGGGCATGATCAAGCTCATCTGTATTACCAATGGTGGAACCAGCAGAGTGCGTGCTGCTTCTCGTTCTGCTTTCACGATAACATCATGGACATTGTTTGACATCTTCCATAGGAGATGGCACAAGGATGGCTCCATGGAGACCGCCGAGTTCTGGGGTCTTTACGGTGGGCAGAGTCTTCCACGGGTGAAGCCAAGTTATCCTCTGGTGAGCTTGGTTCATCCAGATGTCACCTGCTTCCTGTTGGAGGAGGATCAAGACACTTTCTGGATGATTGAAGTCAACACGAGGGACATGGTGCTGTTGTCAAGTGCCCTCTATATcaacgaagaagaagaagaagaacaagaacaagggtGCTCCACCAACATGGATCGTAGGAACATCTTTGATGGCCACTCCTTTATCCCCAGCGAGTTCTTCACTTACTTGAGCAAGGATGCCATCACAAG TCGGGAACGAAGTGAAATGATGCAGAAGGCAAAGCAGTTGAGGCTGGTGCAAAAGAAGAGTCGAGCGAAGGAGGCAAAATTGAAGGAGAGTTTATCTGGATTGAAGTTGTCTGAATGCAATGCTTAA